One part of the uncultured Bacteroides sp. genome encodes these proteins:
- a CDS encoding 1-acyl-sn-glycerol-3-phosphate acyltransferase: MANDSVFLIDIDNVLRSKAPGKFKYIPQFIISYLKRIVHQEELNEFMKSVKDRIGVDFLESSMDFLDAKVDVKGIENLPEEGFCTFVSNHPLGGLDGVAVGYVLGKHYNGKIKYLVNDLLMNLHNLAPLCIPVNKTGSQARQFPAMVEAGFASDNHMIMFPAGMCSRRRNGVITDLPWTKTFIVKSVQMQRDVVPMYFEGRNSDFFYNLANIRKNLGVKANIEMLYLADEMFKNRHKTFTLIIGKPIPWQTFDKSKSPAEWADYVREIVYKLNTQKEKNTK; this comes from the coding sequence ATGGCTAACGACTCTGTATTTCTCATAGACATAGATAATGTGCTCCGCTCAAAAGCACCGGGTAAATTTAAGTATATCCCGCAATTTATCATTTCATACTTGAAAAGAATTGTTCATCAGGAAGAACTGAATGAATTCATGAAAAGTGTGAAGGATAGGATAGGAGTAGATTTTCTGGAATCATCTATGGACTTTCTGGATGCAAAAGTTGATGTAAAAGGCATTGAAAATCTTCCGGAAGAAGGTTTTTGTACATTTGTATCCAATCATCCTTTGGGTGGATTAGATGGTGTTGCAGTTGGCTATGTATTAGGTAAGCACTATAACGGTAAAATTAAGTACCTGGTTAATGATCTTTTAATGAATCTTCATAATCTGGCACCGCTTTGTATTCCGGTAAACAAAACCGGTTCGCAGGCAAGGCAGTTCCCGGCAATGGTAGAGGCTGGTTTTGCATCCGATAACCACATGATAATGTTTCCTGCAGGAATGTGTTCGCGCAGACGTAATGGAGTAATTACCGATCTTCCGTGGACAAAGACATTTATTGTAAAGAGCGTACAGATGCAGCGTGATGTGGTTCCGATGTATTTTGAAGGACGGAATTCTGACTTCTTTTACAACCTGGCCAACATAAGGAAGAACCTTGGAGTAAAAGCAAATATTGAAATGCTTTATCTGGCAGATGAGATGTTTAAGAACAGACATAAAACATTTACCTTGATAATAGGAAAACCTATTCCCTGGCAAACTTTTGATAAATCAAAGTCTCCGGCAGAATGGGCAGATTATGTAAGGGAGATTGTTTATAAGCTCAATACACAAAAAGAAAAAAACACAAAATAA
- the cysS gene encoding cysteine--tRNA ligase — MEHQLTIYNTLNRKKELFVPLKEPHVGMYVCGPTVYGDAHLGHARPAITFDLLFRYLKHLGYKVRYVRNITDVGHLEHDADEGEDKIAKKARLEQLEPMEVVQYYLTRYHHAMEALNVLPPSIEPMASGHIIEQMNFVQKILDAGYAYVSEGSVYFDIEKYSKDHNYGKLSGRNVEELLSTTRELDGQSEKKNSADFALWKKASPEHIMHWHSEWSEGFPGWHMECSAMGTKYLGEEFDIHGGGMDLLFPHHECEIAQSVAALGKETVHYWMHNNMITINGTKMGKSLGNFITLEEFFKGSHPILTQAYSAMTIRFFILQAHYRSTVDFSNEALQASEKGLQRLMEAVANMKKITPAATSTVDVKSLRAKCYEAMNDDMNSPIVISHLFDATKMINNTLAGNNTISAEDLKELSDVFHLFMFDILGLKEEVSAAQSNTETYNKVVDMLLELRIQAKANKDWTTADKIRNELTALGFEIKDTKDGFEWKLNK; from the coding sequence ATGGAACATCAATTGACGATTTACAACACATTAAATAGAAAGAAGGAACTTTTTGTCCCTTTAAAAGAACCTCATGTAGGAATGTATGTTTGTGGTCCTACCGTATATGGTGATGCACATTTAGGACATGCTCGTCCGGCTATTACATTTGATTTACTATTCCGTTACCTCAAACATCTGGGATACAAGGTGCGTTATGTTCGTAACATTACTGACGTAGGCCATCTGGAACATGATGCAGATGAAGGAGAAGATAAAATTGCAAAAAAAGCACGCTTGGAGCAATTAGAGCCAATGGAAGTTGTTCAATATTATCTGACTCGCTACCATCATGCAATGGAAGCCCTAAACGTTCTTCCTCCCAGCATTGAGCCTATGGCTTCAGGACATATCATTGAACAAATGAATTTTGTACAAAAAATACTAGATGCCGGATATGCTTATGTAAGCGAAGGTTCTGTATACTTTGATATTGAAAAATACAGCAAGGATCATAACTACGGAAAACTTTCAGGAAGAAACGTGGAAGAGCTGCTAAGCACTACCCGTGAACTTGATGGACAAAGTGAGAAAAAGAACTCTGCTGATTTTGCCTTATGGAAAAAAGCTTCACCAGAACATATCATGCACTGGCATTCTGAATGGAGTGAAGGTTTCCCAGGCTGGCACATGGAATGTTCGGCAATGGGTACTAAATATCTGGGCGAAGAATTTGATATTCACGGTGGCGGTATGGATTTACTATTCCCTCATCACGAATGCGAAATTGCTCAGTCGGTTGCTGCTCTGGGAAAAGAAACAGTTCATTACTGGATGCACAACAATATGATTACTATCAATGGTACAAAGATGGGTAAGTCTTTGGGTAATTTCATTACTTTGGAAGAGTTCTTCAAAGGATCTCACCCGATACTTACACAAGCATACAGCGCAATGACCATTCGCTTCTTTATTCTTCAGGCTCACTATAGAAGCACTGTTGACTTCAGCAATGAAGCTCTTCAGGCATCAGAGAAAGGCTTGCAACGATTGATGGAAGCAGTTGCCAACATGAAGAAAATAACTCCGGCTGCTACATCTACAGTAGATGTTAAATCACTTCGAGCTAAATGTTATGAAGCAATGAATGATGACATGAATTCCCCTATAGTCATTTCTCATTTGTTTGATGCGACTAAGATGATTAATAATACTCTGGCTGGAAACAATACTATTTCTGCGGAAGATCTGAAAGAGCTGAGTGATGTATTCCACCTCTTCATGTTTGATATTCTTGGACTTAAAGAAGAAGTTAGTGCAGCTCAAAGCAATACAGAAACCTATAATAAGGTTGTGGATATGCTTCTTGAATTGCGCATTCAGGCTAAAGCAAATAAAGATTGGACAACAGCCGACAAGATTCGGAATGAGCTCACCGCCTTAGGATTTGAAATCAAAGATACAAAAGATGGTTTTGAGTGGAAACTCAATAAATAA
- a CDS encoding DUF4348 domain-containing protein, whose translation MKKNSLIICFLFLSLFANILSVKAAPAAEDFNLFLKKFTNSAAFQYSRIKFPLKTDIVLSLGDGEGEKSFPFTKKEWPLLDEETFVEERNMVEGEGVYVSKFTVKNPTHVEFEAGYEESELDLRVCFDLVNGKWFVTDCFTGWYNFSVLANELRKTVIEVQAENKEFIVQHP comes from the coding sequence ATGAAAAAGAACAGTTTAATCATTTGTTTTTTGTTTTTGTCTTTATTTGCAAACATACTCTCTGTTAAGGCAGCTCCGGCTGCGGAAGATTTTAATTTGTTTCTGAAAAAGTTTACTAATAGTGCCGCTTTTCAGTATTCTCGGATAAAATTTCCGCTAAAAACCGATATCGTTCTATCTTTGGGAGATGGTGAAGGTGAGAAAAGTTTTCCATTCACTAAAAAAGAATGGCCTTTATTAGATGAAGAAACATTTGTTGAAGAGCGTAATATGGTTGAAGGAGAAGGTGTTTATGTATCTAAATTTACTGTGAAAAACCCAACTCATGTAGAATTTGAGGCCGGATATGAAGAGTCTGAACTCGACCTCCGTGTTTGTTTTGATTTGGTTAATGGCAAATGGTTTGTTACTGACTGCTTTACCGGATGGTACAACTTTAGTGTGCTGGCCAACGAATTAAGAAAAACAGTAATAGAAGTTCAGGCAGAAAACAAAGAATTTATAGTACAGCATCCATAG
- a CDS encoding carbohydrate-binding family 9-like protein — MQQLNIKKITTEDLSVASLSAVMDQEKIEFNTVDCVNWDSYPYKPKVKFRIAHTDNSILVNYQVEEDSVRAKYGEDNGSVWTDSCVEFFVSLANDSLYYNLESNCIGTVLLGVGNDRHDRERATSDVLSGIQRWASLGRDAFEERVGNCSWELSLIVPYTVFFKHSIKSLDGTTIKGNFYKCGDELKTPHYISWNQIKTEKPDFHRPEFFGKLCFE, encoded by the coding sequence ATGCAACAACTTAACATAAAGAAAATAACTACAGAGGACCTTTCTGTAGCTTCTCTGTCAGCTGTTATGGATCAGGAAAAAATAGAGTTTAATACAGTTGACTGTGTAAACTGGGATAGTTATCCATATAAACCGAAAGTGAAATTCCGTATTGCACATACAGATAATTCCATACTTGTTAATTATCAGGTGGAAGAAGATTCTGTCAGAGCTAAATATGGCGAAGACAATGGCTCTGTATGGACAGACTCTTGTGTTGAATTCTTCGTGAGCCTGGCAAATGATAGCCTTTATTACAATCTTGAATCCAACTGTATAGGGACAGTTCTTTTAGGTGTTGGAAATGACAGACATGATCGTGAACGTGCCACTTCAGATGTGTTATCAGGAATTCAACGATGGGCGAGTTTGGGAAGAGATGCCTTTGAAGAGCGTGTAGGTAACTGCTCGTGGGAACTTTCATTGATAGTACCATATACTGTGTTCTTTAAACATTCCATTAAGTCTCTTGATGGAACAACTATAAAAGGTAATTTTTATAAGTGCGGCGATGAGTTAAAAACGCCTCATTATATTTCCTGGAATCAGATAAAAACTGAAAAGCCGGATTTTCATCGTCCTGAGTTTTTCGGGAAGTTATGTTTTGAATAG
- a CDS encoding DUF3108 domain-containing protein — MKIRRKKNLKIVKRIQAESQLIKSCCISFLFMFMLVGVTPSAHAQCEFKNDAFRSGEHVMYDLYFNWKFVWTKAGQASLTTNAMNYGAKPAYRINLLAFGSKTADFFFKMRDTLTCIIGDQLQPYYFRKGAEEGGKYTVDEVHFSYRNGVCYAKQNRVKNFGTPKISSAEDSRCMYDMLSILAQARSFDPTDYKVGQRIKFQMATGTKIEEQTLIYRGKKITEVQDGAKYRTLVFSLVEYKKKKEKEVITFYVTDDANHLPVRLDLFLNFGSAKAFLKSVRNYKHPLTSIVTN; from the coding sequence ATGAAAATAAGAAGAAAAAAAAATCTCAAAATAGTAAAACGAATTCAAGCAGAAAGTCAACTTATTAAGTCTTGCTGCATTTCGTTTTTATTTATGTTCATGCTTGTAGGTGTTACTCCTTCGGCGCATGCGCAGTGTGAGTTCAAAAACGATGCTTTTCGTTCGGGTGAGCATGTAATGTATGATCTTTATTTTAACTGGAAATTTGTCTGGACAAAAGCAGGACAAGCCAGCCTTACTACAAATGCAATGAATTATGGTGCTAAACCAGCCTATCGTATAAATTTGCTGGCTTTTGGCAGTAAAACAGCCGATTTCTTCTTTAAGATGAGAGATACACTTACTTGCATTATTGGTGATCAATTACAACCTTATTATTTCCGTAAAGGAGCTGAAGAAGGAGGAAAGTATACTGTTGATGAAGTTCACTTCTCTTATCGGAATGGAGTTTGTTATGCCAAACAGAATAGGGTAAAGAATTTTGGTACACCCAAAATATCATCAGCAGAAGATAGCCGTTGTATGTACGATATGCTGAGTATTCTTGCTCAGGCGAGATCATTTGATCCAACAGACTATAAAGTTGGGCAACGTATAAAATTTCAAATGGCTACAGGTACAAAGATTGAAGAGCAGACACTCATATACAGAGGAAAGAAGATAACAGAGGTTCAGGATGGTGCAAAATATCGTACTTTGGTATTTTCATTGGTTGAATATAAAAAGAAGAAAGAAAAAGAAGTGATTACTTTTTATGTAACAGATGATGCTAATCACCTCCCTGTGCGTTTGGATTTATTTCTGAATTTTGGATCAGCTAAGGCTTTTCTTAAGAGTGTAAGAAACTATAAGCATCCATTAACCTCAATTGTTACAAATTAA
- a CDS encoding GNAT family N-acetyltransferase — protein MEDIIKPISKEVLKAELTDDKRLRMTNKSNNYIYIVTHQDSPNVMLEIGRLREIAFRAAGGGSGLSVDIDEYDTMENPYKQLIVWNPEAEEILGGYRYILGTDVNFDEKGHPILATSHMFDFSEKFIKEYLPTTIELGRSFVTLEYQSTRAGAKGLFALDNLWDGLGALTVIMPTVKYFFGKVTMYPSFHRHGRDMILYFLRKHFGDKENLITPMKPLELEADESELAQIFDKDAFKEDYKVLNAEVRKLGYNIPPLVNAYMGLSPTMKMFGTAINYGFGDVEETGILIAVDEILEDKRVRHIDSFAKENPQSCLITSGANKIIFKAD, from the coding sequence ATGGAAGATATAATAAAGCCGATCAGCAAAGAAGTTTTGAAGGCAGAGCTTACAGATGATAAACGCTTACGAATGACCAATAAGAGTAACAATTATATCTATATTGTTACACATCAGGATTCTCCAAATGTAATGCTTGAAATTGGGCGTTTAAGAGAGATAGCTTTCCGTGCTGCCGGTGGAGGTTCGGGCCTTTCGGTAGATATCGATGAGTATGATACGATGGAGAATCCGTATAAACAATTGATTGTATGGAACCCTGAAGCCGAAGAGATACTTGGAGGTTATCGTTATATACTTGGTACAGATGTCAATTTTGACGAGAAAGGACATCCGATTTTGGCAACATCTCATATGTTTGACTTTTCCGAGAAGTTCATTAAAGAATATCTTCCAACTACAATAGAATTAGGACGATCTTTCGTAACACTTGAGTATCAGTCCACAAGGGCAGGAGCAAAGGGACTGTTTGCTCTGGATAATCTATGGGATGGTCTTGGAGCCTTAACTGTAATAATGCCAACAGTGAAATATTTCTTTGGTAAAGTTACAATGTATCCAAGTTTTCATCGCCATGGCAGAGATATGATTCTCTATTTCTTAAGAAAACATTTTGGTGATAAAGAAAACCTCATTACTCCGATGAAACCATTGGAATTGGAAGCTGACGAGTCTGAGCTTGCCCAGATTTTTGATAAAGATGCCTTTAAGGAAGATTACAAGGTTCTTAATGCAGAAGTCCGTAAGCTTGGCTATAACATTCCTCCTTTGGTAAATGCATACATGGGACTTTCTCCCACAATGAAAATGTTTGGAACAGCTATCAATTATGGCTTTGGAGATGTTGAAGAAACCGGTATTCTGATTGCTGTAGATGAGATCCTTGAAGATAAACGAGTTCGCCATATTGACTCTTTTGCTAAAGAGAATCCTCAATCGTGCCTGATAACATCTGGTGCCAATAAGATTATTTTTAAAGCAGATTAG
- a CDS encoding Ig-like domain-containing protein has translation MYSCANIGNPTGGPIDETPPKFVGSTPAIGALNNNKTKLVLEFDEFIKIENASEKVIVSPPQVMAPEIKQSGKKVVVSLLDSLKANRTYTVDFSDAIVDNNESNPLGNFTYTFSTGTAIDTMEVSGYVLDASNLEPVKGILVGLHSNLADSAFTKLPFERVSRTDSRGRFVIKGIAAGTYRIFGLQDANQNFAFDQKSEALAVYPSTVTPHFETRSRQDTVWQDTITIDTILTKQYTHYLPDNIILRSFKEDFKTQYLIKSERLTPHKFTLYFATAASSLPVIKGLNFNEKDAFFIQKSLKNDTINYWIKDSLNYKKDTLSMSLNYLYTDSLGKLVPKTDTLNLAVKKVKGAVEPKKSKKNEPEPTKFLQVKNSVSSSFDVYNNIRLEFEEPIARYDSTAIHLKQKVDSLWTDVPFVFRQDTLHPLAYELMADWKPEKEYELKVDSTAFHGIYGLFSNKIESTFKVRSLDEYASLYMNVTGADSTAYAELLDGQDKAIRKIKVVNGRADFYYLNPGKYYVRLVNDTNGNGVWDTGNYEKGISPEEVFYYNQELELKALWEVEQEWNVRGVSLDKQKLDVLKKQKPDENKKKKKSQNSKTNSSRKSTY, from the coding sequence ATGTATTCATGTGCAAATATAGGTAATCCTACTGGTGGTCCAATTGATGAAACTCCTCCAAAGTTTGTTGGAAGTACTCCGGCTATAGGAGCTTTGAATAACAACAAAACAAAACTTGTTCTCGAGTTCGATGAGTTTATTAAAATTGAGAATGCTTCCGAAAAGGTTATAGTTTCTCCACCACAGGTGATGGCTCCCGAGATAAAGCAGAGCGGGAAGAAGGTAGTGGTCAGCTTGCTGGATTCTCTGAAAGCAAACAGAACTTATACAGTTGATTTCTCAGATGCTATTGTCGATAACAACGAGAGTAATCCATTAGGTAATTTTACATATACTTTTTCAACGGGAACAGCGATAGATACGATGGAAGTTTCGGGTTATGTGCTTGATGCTTCAAATCTGGAACCTGTAAAAGGAATATTGGTAGGACTTCATTCCAATCTGGCTGATTCTGCCTTTACAAAACTGCCTTTTGAAAGAGTTTCGCGGACTGATAGCCGTGGACGTTTTGTAATTAAAGGAATTGCTGCGGGTACATATCGTATTTTTGGATTACAGGACGCTAATCAGAATTTTGCTTTTGATCAAAAAAGTGAGGCTCTTGCGGTTTATCCTTCTACAGTGACCCCGCATTTTGAAACTCGTAGCAGACAAGATACGGTATGGCAAGACACAATAACGATAGATACAATTCTGACAAAGCAGTATACTCACTATCTTCCGGATAATATTATTCTCCGTTCTTTTAAAGAAGATTTCAAAACACAGTATTTAATAAAAAGCGAGCGTTTAACTCCTCATAAATTTACGCTCTATTTTGCAACTGCGGCTAGCTCGTTACCTGTAATTAAAGGATTAAACTTCAATGAGAAGGATGCTTTCTTTATACAGAAATCTCTTAAGAACGATACTATTAATTATTGGATAAAGGATTCTTTGAACTATAAAAAAGATACTTTGAGTATGAGCCTGAATTATCTTTATACAGATTCGTTAGGGAAGCTTGTCCCTAAAACTGATACTCTTAATTTGGCTGTGAAGAAAGTTAAGGGAGCTGTAGAACCTAAAAAAAGCAAAAAGAATGAACCGGAACCAACAAAATTTTTACAGGTAAAGAATTCCGTATCTTCCAGTTTTGACGTATATAATAATATCAGGCTTGAGTTTGAAGAACCGATAGCCCGTTATGATAGTACTGCCATCCACCTTAAACAGAAAGTCGATTCCTTATGGACTGATGTTCCTTTTGTGTTCAGGCAGGATACGCTCCATCCCTTAGCTTATGAACTAATGGCCGACTGGAAGCCAGAAAAGGAATACGAGCTCAAGGTCGATTCTACCGCATTTCATGGTATATATGGGCTCTTCTCTAATAAAATAGAATCAACGTTCAAAGTTCGTTCTCTCGATGAATATGCTTCTTTGTATATGAATGTCACCGGTGCAGATTCTACAGCTTATGCAGAGTTGCTTGATGGGCAGGATAAAGCAATACGAAAAATAAAAGTTGTAAATGGCAGAGCTGATTTTTATTACCTTAACCCCGGAAAGTATTATGTACGATTAGTAAATGATACCAATGGTAATGGAGTATGGGATACTGGAAATTATGAAAAGGGAATTTCACCGGAAGAGGTCTTTTATTATAATCAGGAGCTAGAACTGAAAGCTCTTTGGGAAGTTGAACAAGAATGGAATGTTCGTGGTGTGTCTTTAGATAAACAAAAGCTAGATGTACTTAAAAAACAGAAGCCAGATGAAAATAAGAAGAAAAAAAAATCTCAAAATAGTAAAACGAATTCAAGCAGAAAGTCAACTTATTAA
- a CDS encoding DUF2851 family protein, whose amino-acid sequence MEQLLHYIWKHKIFPLKQLQTTKGMGVEVIDPGLPNSDSGPDFFNAKVKIGENMWVGNVEIHSKASDWFRHGHDKDKVYDSVILHVSGDIDCDIARTNGELIPQIQLSCPSEIEQNYESLHRTDMLPPCYDVIPKISRFAIHSWLSVLQSERLEHKAEAINARLKHCNSNWEDAFFITLARNFGFGLNGDAFEKWAGLIPLRAVDKHRDSLFKIEAIFFGQAGLLEESLDDPYYLRLQKEFAYLKHLFQLPVMDASLWRFLRLRPGNFPHVRIAQLASLYSNGWGVFSKLMGAESMKTIKDVLHTSPSDYWEEHYQFYNSSPRRSKNLSNSSFNLLVINTVVPFLYAYGKHKADEALCQRAGNFLEELKSEDNHVTRMWSGVGLNVNNASDSQALLELKKEYCDKKKCLYCRIGFEYLKQRK is encoded by the coding sequence ATGGAACAATTATTACATTATATCTGGAAACACAAAATCTTTCCTTTAAAACAACTTCAAACTACTAAAGGAATGGGGGTTGAGGTGATTGATCCCGGTCTGCCAAACTCAGATTCCGGACCTGATTTTTTTAATGCAAAAGTAAAAATTGGCGAAAATATGTGGGTAGGGAATGTAGAAATTCATTCAAAAGCTTCCGATTGGTTCCGACATGGGCATGATAAAGATAAGGTCTATGATTCGGTAATTCTTCATGTGTCGGGTGATATTGACTGTGATATAGCCCGTACCAATGGTGAACTTATTCCTCAGATTCAGCTTAGCTGTCCCAGTGAAATCGAACAAAACTATGAATCTTTGCATCGCACAGATATGCTTCCTCCTTGCTATGATGTAATTCCTAAAATATCCAGGTTTGCTATTCATTCCTGGTTATCGGTTTTGCAAAGTGAGAGACTTGAACATAAAGCTGAAGCTATCAATGCCCGATTAAAACATTGTAATTCTAATTGGGAAGATGCTTTCTTCATTACTTTGGCGCGTAATTTTGGTTTTGGTCTGAATGGTGACGCCTTTGAAAAGTGGGCCGGTTTGATACCTCTTCGGGCTGTAGACAAACACCGGGATAGCTTATTTAAAATCGAAGCAATTTTCTTTGGCCAGGCAGGGCTGCTGGAAGAATCGTTGGACGATCCATATTATTTGAGATTGCAGAAAGAGTTTGCATATTTGAAACATCTTTTTCAGCTGCCTGTTATGGATGCTTCGCTTTGGCGTTTTCTTCGCTTAAGGCCAGGGAATTTTCCGCATGTCAGAATAGCTCAGCTTGCATCTCTTTATTCAAATGGATGGGGGGTGTTCTCTAAATTGATGGGAGCAGAGTCGATGAAAACAATTAAGGATGTATTACATACATCTCCTTCCGATTATTGGGAAGAGCATTATCAATTTTATAACAGTTCTCCCCGAAGAAGCAAAAACCTGAGTAATTCTTCTTTTAATTTGTTAGTAATAAATACTGTGGTTCCATTTCTGTATGCTTATGGAAAACACAAAGCTGATGAAGCTCTTTGCCAGAGAGCTGGAAACTTTCTTGAAGAATTGAAATCAGAAGATAATCATGTTACCAGAATGTGGAGTGGGGTAGGTTTAAATGTAAATAATGCGTCTGATTCTCAGGCATTGCTGGAACTTAAAAAAGAGTATTGTGATAAGAAAAAATGTCTATATTGCCGCATTGGATTTGAATATTTGAAACAGCGGAAATAA
- a CDS encoding hotdog fold thioesterase, with protein sequence MNAKDFFKDDKFAAQAGITLLEIKSGYGKAMMVVTEQHLNAGNTTQGGAIFTLADLALAAAANSHGNLALSLTSSINFFRTSGPGDTLYAEATERFIHKRTGHYHVDITNQNGELIADFEATMYRKDNKLPFNL encoded by the coding sequence ATGAATGCAAAAGATTTCTTTAAAGATGATAAGTTTGCTGCTCAAGCCGGAATTACACTTCTGGAAATAAAATCAGGATACGGAAAGGCTATGATGGTTGTTACTGAACAGCATTTGAATGCCGGTAATACCACACAAGGCGGGGCAATCTTCACTTTGGCAGATTTAGCATTGGCAGCAGCGGCAAATTCTCATGGTAACCTGGCATTATCATTAACATCGTCAATCAATTTTTTCCGCACAAGCGGACCCGGAGATACACTATACGCTGAAGCTACTGAAAGATTTATCCACAAGCGAACCGGACATTACCATGTAGATATTACAAATCAAAATGGAGAACTAATTGCCGATTTTGAAGCCACAATGTACCGCAAAGACAACAAGCTACCTTTTAATTTGTAA
- the dapB gene encoding 4-hydroxy-tetrahydrodipicolinate reductase — translation MKIALIGYGKMGKEIEKIALSRGHQIVSIIDLNNQDDFTSEAFKSADVAIEFTAPTVAYNNYIKAFNAGVKVVSGSTGWMDEHGDEIKDLCKNGGKTLFWASNFSLGVVIFSAVNKYLAKIMNQFPTYDVTMSETHHIHKLDAPSGTAITLAEEILENLDRKESWVKEEAKAASELPIHSIREGEVPGIHTIRYESEADSISITHDAKNRKGFALGAVLAAEFTCGKQGLLGMSDLFKF, via the coding sequence ATGAAAATAGCATTGATAGGTTATGGAAAGATGGGTAAAGAAATTGAAAAAATTGCCCTTAGTCGTGGACACCAAATCGTTAGTATTATTGATCTCAACAATCAGGATGATTTTACTTCAGAAGCATTCAAATCGGCAGATGTCGCTATAGAGTTTACAGCTCCGACAGTTGCTTACAACAACTATATTAAAGCTTTTAACGCTGGAGTAAAAGTAGTTTCAGGAAGTACCGGATGGATGGACGAACACGGAGACGAAATAAAAGATCTATGCAAAAATGGTGGTAAGACTCTTTTCTGGGCCTCAAACTTTAGCCTTGGAGTGGTTATATTCTCTGCAGTAAATAAATATCTTGCAAAGATAATGAATCAGTTCCCTACTTACGACGTTACAATGAGCGAAACTCACCACATACATAAACTGGATGCACCAAGTGGTACTGCTATAACCCTTGCCGAAGAAATTCTTGAGAACCTGGATCGCAAAGAGAGTTGGGTAAAAGAAGAGGCAAAAGCTGCCAGCGAACTTCCTATTCATTCGATTAGAGAAGGAGAAGTTCCAGGCATTCATACTATTCGTTACGAATCAGAAGCTGATAGTATTTCCATTACTCACGATGCAAAAAACAGAAAAGGTTTTGCCCTTGGTGCTGTTTTAGCAGCTGAGTTCACTTGCGGCAAACAAGGATTATTGGGCATGAGCGATTTATTTAAATTTTAA